One region of Mesobacillus boroniphilus genomic DNA includes:
- a CDS encoding glycerophosphodiester phosphodiesterase produces the protein MTLILAHRGYAAEYPENTMLAFKEAEKAGADGLELDVQMTRDGELVVIHDEKVDRTTDGTGLVKDYKLEDLRKLDARFKFQSLPKKEQIPTLAEVLEWLSGTGMVCNIELKNSIIPYEGMEEKVIKMVRDYDLSDRIIISSFNHYSIVQSYLLAPEIEIAPLLSEGLYMPWIYAQSIKAKGFHPHWRAAPDQIITASLESGIDVRPYTVNKEAELERLFKVNCTAVITDEPAKARRIRDKIKQA, from the coding sequence ATGACTCTTATTTTAGCACATCGAGGCTATGCAGCAGAATATCCAGAAAACACGATGCTCGCTTTTAAAGAAGCTGAAAAAGCAGGTGCAGACGGCTTGGAGCTTGATGTCCAAATGACAAGAGATGGTGAGCTGGTCGTGATTCATGATGAGAAGGTTGATCGTACTACAGATGGCACTGGACTGGTAAAGGACTACAAGTTAGAGGATTTAAGAAAATTGGATGCACGCTTCAAATTCCAAAGCTTACCCAAAAAAGAACAGATTCCTACCTTAGCTGAAGTCCTGGAATGGTTATCAGGAACCGGAATGGTATGCAATATTGAACTAAAAAACAGTATTATCCCTTATGAAGGCATGGAAGAAAAAGTCATAAAAATGGTTAGGGACTATGATTTATCAGACAGAATTATCATTTCCTCTTTCAATCATTACAGCATTGTCCAAAGCTATTTGCTTGCGCCGGAGATTGAAATCGCACCTTTGCTTTCTGAGGGCTTATATATGCCATGGATTTACGCACAATCAATAAAAGCTAAAGGCTTTCATCCTCACTGGCGGGCTGCGCCGGATCAGATCATCACGGCTTCCCTGGAGAGCGGGATTGATGTGAGACCGTATACTGTAAATAAAGAGGCTGAGCTGGAAAGGCTGTTCAAGGTGAATTGCACTGCGGTCATCACAGATGAACCAGCAAAGGCAAGGAGAATTAGAGACAAAATAAAACAGGCCTGA
- a CDS encoding DUF2627 domain-containing protein: MIRIIALIIMLIPGAIAALGVKLMRDMVFGILHAPFPYLWLQFLAGLLFFLAGLGFIAGFILHRDRKRNKVQAFFRIPDSNKKQNRP, translated from the coding sequence ATGATCAGGATCATAGCATTAATCATTATGTTGATACCAGGCGCCATTGCTGCTTTAGGGGTAAAGCTGATGCGAGACATGGTGTTCGGAATCTTGCATGCGCCTTTTCCATATTTATGGCTTCAATTTCTTGCGGGACTTCTTTTTTTCCTGGCTGGACTAGGTTTTATTGCTGGTTTTATCCTGCATCGTGATCGTAAGAGAAATAAAGTCCAGGCATTTTTCAGAATACCTGATAGTAATAAAAAGCAAAACAGGCCTTAA
- a CDS encoding YycC family protein — translation MRPLHISAETAIKLSEKLGVPIEQIMHMPQHILIQKLSELEKEKKE, via the coding sequence ATGAGACCATTACATATCTCTGCGGAAACGGCCATTAAGCTTTCAGAGAAGCTCGGAGTGCCTATAGAACAAATCATGCACATGCCCCAGCATATCCTTATTCAAAAGTTATCGGAATTAGAAAAGGAAAAAAAAGAATAA
- the spo0A gene encoding sporulation transcription factor Spo0A yields the protein MNKIKVCVVDDNRELVGLLEEYISSQDDMEIVGVAHNGQECLEMLEDTDPDVLLLDIIMPHLDGLAVLERLREMKKGIIPNVIMLTAFGQEDVTKKAVELGASYFILKPFDMEHLAGHIRQVSGKAKSVARKPSSSINYGRSNAEQKPKNLDASITSIIHEIGVPAHIKGYMYLREAISMVYNDIELLGSITKVLYPDIAKKFNTTASRVERAIRHAIEVAWSRGNIDSISSLFGYTVSMTKAKPTNSEFIAMVADKLRLEHKAS from the coding sequence GTGAACAAAATAAAAGTATGCGTCGTTGATGACAACAGAGAATTAGTAGGTCTTCTTGAAGAATATATTTCTTCGCAGGATGATATGGAGATTGTTGGAGTTGCCCATAATGGCCAGGAATGTTTGGAAATGCTCGAAGATACAGATCCTGATGTCTTGCTGTTAGATATTATTATGCCGCACCTTGATGGGCTGGCAGTCCTGGAAAGACTTAGGGAAATGAAGAAGGGAATCATTCCAAATGTAATCATGCTGACTGCGTTTGGACAGGAAGATGTAACAAAGAAAGCAGTAGAGCTTGGAGCATCTTATTTCATTTTGAAGCCGTTCGATATGGAACATCTTGCAGGACATATCCGCCAGGTAAGCGGCAAGGCAAAATCAGTAGCGCGTAAACCATCGTCATCAATCAATTATGGCAGATCAAATGCTGAACAGAAGCCCAAAAACCTTGATGCAAGCATTACCAGCATCATTCATGAAATTGGAGTCCCTGCACATATTAAGGGATATATGTATTTGCGTGAGGCCATTTCGATGGTATATAACGATATTGAACTTCTTGGCTCGATCACAAAAGTCCTCTATCCAGATATCGCCAAGAAATTCAATACAACAGCAAGCCGTGTAGAACGTGCAATCCGCCATGCAATTGAAGTGGCGTGGAGCAGAGGGAATATTGATTCCATTTCCTCGTTGTTTGGCTATACTGTCTCAATGACAAAGGCAAAACCGACAAATTCCGAATTCATCGCCATGGTTGCTGATAAGCTGCGCCTGGAGCATAAGGCTTCTTGA
- a CDS encoding sigma-54 interaction domain-containing protein encodes MQKVMIVGAGKGGTAILDIFKQTADVIAVVDINPDAPGILAAQHAGIQTGTDWHHYISDQLDIIIEVTGEEEVFKDLRDARGKNTVLIPGSVAFLLATLLEEKEELIKTLRKITYEHDLIFNSSGDGMVVINTEGIITLFNKSAEKIIETTREQAEGKHVLEIIPTSKLPRVLNTRKIESNQELLLPNGSKIITTRIPIIDENDQLIGAFSVFKDITEVVNLAEEITNLKEIQTMLQAIINSSDEAISVVDEDGRGIMINPAYTRITGLKEEEVIGQPATADISEGESMHMKVLTTRRPVRGAAMRVGPNKKEVVVNVAPIIVDGKLKGSVGVIHDMSEIQSLNRELTRARQIIRTLEAKYSFEDIIGQSEEMTIPIEQAKLGAKTPATVLLRGESGTGKELFAHAIHNASDRKFNKFIRVNCAAISESLLESELFGYEEGAFSGAKRGGKRGFFEEANNGSIFLDEIGELPANTQAKLLRVLQEREIVRVGGTKPIPINVRVIAATNMNLEKAIANGSFREDLYYRLNRMPIHIPPLKRRKEDIPYLCERLIRKINQDYGRNVEGVSDDAIKKLMEYNWPGNVRELENVLGRAIIFLSYSETIIRIDHLPELQISQLKDKDDYIGQSITAEPLAVQLEKYEANVIKSTLNAVKGNKTAAAKVLGVSVRNLYYKLEKYRIEADGMQ; translated from the coding sequence ATGCAAAAAGTAATGATTGTAGGTGCAGGCAAGGGTGGAACGGCAATCCTTGATATTTTCAAACAAACTGCAGATGTAATCGCTGTGGTTGATATTAATCCTGACGCACCAGGGATCCTCGCGGCGCAACATGCAGGTATCCAAACCGGGACAGACTGGCATCACTATATATCAGATCAATTGGATATTATCATCGAGGTGACCGGTGAGGAAGAAGTCTTTAAAGATTTAAGAGATGCACGCGGCAAAAACACTGTGCTGATTCCAGGCAGTGTCGCATTTCTCCTGGCTACTCTTTTAGAGGAAAAGGAAGAGTTAATAAAAACTCTCAGGAAAATTACATATGAACATGACTTGATATTCAATTCTTCTGGAGATGGCATGGTGGTCATCAACACAGAAGGAATCATAACATTGTTCAACAAAAGCGCTGAAAAAATTATAGAAACAACAAGAGAACAAGCAGAAGGCAAACATGTATTAGAAATCATACCCACAAGCAAGCTTCCGAGGGTTCTTAACACAAGAAAGATTGAGTCCAATCAGGAATTATTGCTTCCAAATGGGTCGAAAATCATCACTACCAGGATTCCGATCATTGATGAAAATGACCAATTGATTGGAGCGTTCTCTGTTTTTAAGGATATTACTGAAGTAGTGAATCTTGCGGAAGAGATAACGAATTTAAAAGAGATCCAAACAATGCTTCAGGCCATCATAAACTCCAGCGATGAAGCAATTTCTGTAGTAGATGAAGATGGCCGGGGAATTATGATCAATCCTGCTTACACGAGGATCACCGGGCTTAAGGAAGAGGAAGTAATCGGGCAACCGGCTACCGCTGATATATCTGAAGGCGAGAGCATGCATATGAAAGTGCTTACGACGAGAAGGCCAGTCAGGGGTGCGGCGATGAGGGTTGGCCCCAATAAAAAAGAAGTTGTTGTCAATGTAGCTCCCATCATAGTAGATGGGAAACTAAAGGGAAGTGTCGGGGTTATCCATGATATGTCGGAAATCCAGAGCTTGAATCGGGAGCTGACACGCGCAAGGCAGATTATCAGGACCCTTGAAGCGAAATACTCGTTTGAAGATATTATCGGCCAATCAGAAGAAATGACAATTCCAATTGAACAAGCAAAGCTTGGAGCGAAAACCCCTGCAACAGTCCTCCTTCGCGGTGAGTCAGGAACAGGGAAGGAATTATTTGCCCATGCGATTCACAATGCCAGCGATCGGAAATTCAACAAGTTCATACGCGTCAATTGCGCGGCAATTTCTGAATCACTGCTGGAAAGTGAACTATTCGGCTACGAGGAAGGTGCTTTTTCAGGTGCTAAAAGGGGCGGAAAACGAGGGTTTTTTGAAGAAGCCAATAACGGCAGTATTTTTCTAGATGAAATCGGTGAGTTGCCTGCCAATACACAGGCCAAGTTACTCCGGGTCTTACAGGAGAGAGAAATAGTCCGGGTTGGAGGAACGAAACCCATACCGATCAATGTCAGGGTCATCGCCGCCACAAATATGAACCTTGAAAAAGCGATTGCGAATGGCAGTTTTAGAGAAGACTTATATTATCGTTTAAACAGAATGCCGATTCATATACCGCCTCTAAAGAGAAGGAAGGAAGATATTCCTTACCTGTGTGAAAGGTTGATCCGCAAGATTAATCAAGACTATGGGCGGAACGTTGAAGGTGTTTCTGATGATGCTATTAAAAAGTTGATGGAATATAATTGGCCGGGAAATGTAAGGGAGCTTGAAAATGTTCTTGGTCGTGCAATTATATTCTTGAGCTACAGCGAAACGATTATTAGGATTGATCATTTGCCTGAATTGCAGATCAGTCAGTTGAAGGACAAGGATGATTACATTGGACAATCAATCACGGCTGAACCTCTTGCAGTTCAGTTGGAAAAGTACGAAGCAAACGTGATCAAGTCCACCCTTAACGCTGTGAAGGGGAACAAAACAGCTGCTGCTAAAGTGTTAGGTGTATCCGTCAGAAATTTATATTACAAGCTCGAGAAATATAGGATTGAAGCAGATGGCATGCAATAA
- the spoIVB gene encoding SpoIVB peptidase has translation MDLKKDFFRKFIGGILLVSLIALGFAKPVHEYLSIPGDITLFEGQKLDFQANAVQVTAPVEDSSIKVDQKGETLSLEAKRHGKDEMVLELAGFPVKKVDVNVLKDFKVRPGGQSIGVKLNTVGVLVVGHHQVQADEGRVSPGEKAGIKKGDIITEINGQQIEKMADVGPFVKQAGEDGKPLDVVIKRENEKIKTQLQPEKDVNENTYKLGLYIRDSAAGIGTMTFYHPQSKKYGALGHVISDMDTKKPIVVGDGQIVRSTVTSIEKGGKGNPGEKLARFSSDREVIGNIRRNSPFGIFGELNKDISNGVFDKPLPIALSHQVKEGPAKILTVVNNDEVNLFDIEIVSTIPQKFPATKGMVIKVTDPELLEKTGGIVQGMSGSPIIQGDKLVGAVTHVFVNDPTSGYGVHIEWMLNEAGIDIYEKPREQAS, from the coding sequence AGTACATGAATATTTATCTATTCCAGGAGATATAACATTATTCGAGGGGCAAAAGCTTGATTTCCAGGCAAATGCAGTCCAAGTTACAGCTCCCGTAGAAGACTCAAGTATCAAAGTGGACCAAAAAGGTGAAACCTTATCTCTTGAGGCAAAAAGACATGGGAAGGATGAAATGGTCCTTGAATTAGCCGGTTTCCCGGTTAAAAAAGTCGATGTCAATGTCCTTAAGGATTTCAAGGTCAGGCCAGGCGGTCAATCAATAGGAGTAAAACTGAATACGGTTGGTGTCCTTGTGGTCGGGCATCACCAGGTGCAGGCTGATGAAGGAAGAGTGTCGCCAGGTGAAAAAGCTGGTATAAAAAAAGGCGATATCATCACAGAAATCAATGGACAGCAAATTGAGAAAATGGCGGACGTTGGCCCGTTTGTTAAACAAGCTGGAGAAGACGGTAAGCCATTGGATGTTGTAATTAAAAGGGAAAATGAAAAAATCAAAACTCAACTCCAGCCTGAAAAGGATGTAAACGAAAACACTTATAAGCTTGGGTTGTATATTCGTGATTCAGCTGCAGGGATTGGGACGATGACTTTTTATCATCCTCAGTCCAAAAAATATGGAGCTCTCGGACATGTCATTTCCGACATGGACACAAAAAAACCAATCGTCGTTGGTGATGGGCAAATTGTACGATCTACAGTTACTTCGATCGAGAAAGGCGGAAAAGGCAATCCTGGGGAAAAGCTGGCTCGCTTTTCATCTGACCGGGAAGTAATAGGGAATATTCGGAGGAACAGTCCTTTTGGAATCTTTGGCGAACTGAACAAAGATATTTCGAATGGCGTATTTGATAAACCTTTGCCAATTGCCCTTTCACATCAAGTAAAAGAAGGTCCGGCGAAAATCCTGACGGTCGTGAATAATGACGAAGTAAACCTGTTTGATATAGAGATTGTAAGCACCATCCCGCAGAAATTTCCGGCAACGAAGGGCATGGTCATTAAAGTAACCGACCCAGAACTGTTGGAAAAAACGGGTGGCATAGTACAGGGAATGAGCGGGAGTCCAATTATCCAGGGGGATAAGCTAGTGGGAGCTGTAACCCACGTGTTCGTAAATGACCCAACAAGTGGATATGGAGTTCATATAGAATGGATGCTAAATGAAGCAGGTATTGACATTTACGAAAAACCAAGAGAGCAGGCAAGTTAA